One Aegilops tauschii subsp. strangulata cultivar AL8/78 chromosome 7, Aet v6.0, whole genome shotgun sequence genomic window carries:
- the LOC109776194 gene encoding cation-transporting ATPase HMA5 translates to MAHLQLAAVAGGGRAGDDMEDVALLGSYDEEMGGAAPAGGGRGGAEEDAEAHVRVTGMTCSACTGAVEAAVSARRGVRRVAVSLLQNRARVVFDPALVKVEDIIEAIEDAGFDAEILPDSAVPQPKSQKTLSAQFRIGGMTCANCVNSVEGILKKQPGIKGAVVALATSLGEVEYDPSTISKDEIVQAIEDAGFEAAFLQSSEQDKILLGLTGIHTERDADILHDILKKMNGLREFAVNTTLSEVEIVFDPEAVGLRSIVDTIEMGSNGRFKAHVQNPYSRGASNDAHEASKMLHLLCSSLFLSIPVFFIRMICPSIPFISTLLLRHCGPFHMGDLVNWILVSIVQFVIGKRFYIAAYRALRHGSTNMDVLVVLGTTASYVYSVCALLYGAFTGFQPPIYFETSAMIITFVLFGKYLEVLAKGKTSDAIKKLVELVPATAILLLKDKEGKYVGEREIDALLVQPGDVLKVLPGSKVPSDGVVVWGTSHINESMITGESAPMPKEVSSVVIGGTINLQGILHIQATKVGSGTVLSQIISLVETAQMSKAPIQKFADYVASIFVPIVITLSILTFSVWFLCGSFGAYPHSWFDGTSNCFVFSLMFSISVVVIACPCALGLATPTAVMVATGIGANHGVLVKGGDALERAQNVNYVIFDKTGTLTQGKAVVTTAKVFSGMDLGDFLTLVASAEASSEHPLAKAVLEYAFHFHFFGKLPSSKDGIEQRKEQILSQWLLEAEDFSAVPGKGVQCLINDKKVLIGNRALMNENGVTVPPEAESFLVDLELNAKTGILVAYDSSFVGLMGIADPLKREAAVVVEGLKKMGIHPVMLTGDNWRTAQAVAKEVGIEDVRAEVMPAGKADVVRSLQKDGSIVAMVGDGINDSPALAAADVGMAIGGGTDIAIEAADYVLVRNNLEDVITAIDLSRKTFNRIRWNYFFAMAYNVVAIPVAAGALFPLTGLQMPPWLAGACMAFSSVSVVCSSLLLRRYRKPRLTTLLQITVE, encoded by the exons ATGGCCCACCTCCAGCTCGCGGCGGTCGCCGGGGGCGGCCGCGCGGGCGACGACATGGAGGACGTGGCGCTGCTGGGCTCCTACGACGAGGAGatgggcggggcggcgccggcgggaggcggccgcggcggcgcggaggaggaTGCGGAGGCGCACGTGCGGGTGACGGGCATGACGTGCTCCGCCTGCACCGGCGCCGTCGAGGCCGCCGTCTCCGCCCGCCGCGGCGTGCGGCGCGTCGCCGTCTCCCTGCTCCAGAACCGCGCCCGCGTCGTCTTCGACCCCGCGCTCGTCAAG GTCGAGGATATAATAGAAGCTATAGAAGATGCTGGATTTGACGCTGAGATTCTCCCAGATTCTGCAGTCCCTCAACCTAAGTCACAGAAGACATTGTCAGCACAATTTAGGATAGGAGGAATGACATGTGCCAATTGTGTAAACTCGGTTGAGGGTATCTTGAAAAAACAACCTGGTATAAAAGGAGCAGTCGTTGCCTTGGCAACCTCATTAGGAGAAGTTGAGTATGATCCGTCTACCATTAGCAAGGATGAAATTGTTCAAGCTATTGAGGATGCTGGTTTTGAAGCTGCATTCTTACAGAGTAGCGAGCAAGATAAGATATTGCTAGGTCTGACTGGCATCCACACAGAGAGGGATGCAGATATACTACATGATATCCTTAAGAAAATGAATGGTTTGCGAGAGTTTGCTGTAAATACTACCCTCTCAGAAGTTGAGATTGTATTTGATCCAGAAGCTGTTGGTCTGCGATCAATTGTGGATACTATTGAAATGGGAAGCAATGGGAGATTCAAAGCGCACGTGCAGAATCCTTACAGTCGAGGGGCTTCGAATGACGCACACGAGGCCTCCAAAATGCTCCATCTTCTCTGCTCTAGCTTATTCCTAAGT ATTCCTGTATTTTTCATACGTATGATCTGCCCGAGTATACCTTTCATCAGTACATTGCTTCTCAGGCACTGTGGACCATTTCATATGGGGGATTTGGTGAACTGGATATTGGTTAGCATTGTACAGTTCGTTATTGGCAAGAGATTCTATATTGCAGCTTACAGAGCCTTAAGACATGGTTCTACAAATATGGATGTGTTAGTTGTTCTTGGCACCACTGCATCATATGTATATTCCGTTTGTGCACTACTATATGGAGCATTCACTGGATTTCAACCTCCCATATATTTTGAGACAAGCGCAATGATAATCACGTTTGTGTTATTTGGGAAGTATCTTGAGGTTCTTGCAAAGGGGAAGACATCAGATGCTATTAAGAAGCTTGTAGAACTTGTCCCTGCTACTGCTATTTTGCTTCTGAAAGATAAAG AAGGAAAGTATGTTGGGGAGAGGGAGATTGATGCTCTGTTAGTCCAACCTGGTGATGTCTTGAAAGTTCTTCCTGGTTCGAAAGTTCCTTCTGATGGTGTTGTTGTTTGGGGAACAAGCCATATCAATGAAAGTATGATAACTGGTGAATCTGCACCGATGCCTAAAGAAGTATCAAGTGTAGTAATTGGAGGGACAATCAACTTACAGGGCATCCTTCATATACAAGCAACGAAAGTAGGATCCGGAACAGTTTTGAGTCAGATAATATCTCTGGTTGAAACTGCTCAAATGTCCAAAGCCCCTATTCAGAAATTCGCCGATTAT GTGGCTAGCATTTTTGTCCCTATTGTCATCACCTTGTCCATTCTAACGTTCTCCGTGTG GTTCTTATGTGGATCGTTTGGAGCATATCCACATTCATGGTTTGACGGAACTAGCAATTGCTTTGTTTTCTCCCTCATGTTCTCCATATCTGTTGTGGTGATTGCTTGTCCTTGCGCCCTTGGTCTGGCAACACCAACTGCTGTAATGGTGGCAACTGGAATCGGGGCTAACCACGGAGTACTTGTAAAAGGTGGAGATGCATTGGAGAGGGCTCAAAATGTAAACTACGTGATCTTTGATAAAACAGGGACACTAACACAAGGGAAGGCTGTTGTAACAACTGCAAAGGTTTTCTCTGGAATGGACCTTGGAGATTTCCTCACACTAGTAGCATCTGCAGAG GCAAGCAGTGAGCATCCTCTTGCAAAGGCTGTATTGGAATATGCATTTCATTTCCATTTCTTTGGCAAGCTCCCTTCCTCCAAGGATGGCATTGAGCAAAGAAAAGAGCAGATATTGTCCCAATGGTTGCTTGAAGCTGAAGATTTCTCTGCTGTGCCTGGCAAAGGAGTTCAATGTTTGATCAACGATAAGAAAGTTTTG ATTGGAAACCGTGCCTTGATGAATGAAAACGGGGTGACCGTTCCCCCTGAAGCTGAAAGTTTCTTGGTAGACCTGGAACTGAATGCAAAAACCGGCATTCTGGTGGCATATGACAGCAGTTTCGTGGGGTTGATGGGGATAGCCGATCCCCTGAAAAGAGAGGCTGCTGTAGTCGTGGAAGGACTGAAGAAGATGGGCATTCATCCAGTGATGCTCACAGGTGACAACTGGAGGACTGCACAAGCTGTCGCGAAAGAG GTTGGCATTGAGGACGTGAGAGCAGAGGTCATGCCCGCGGGGAAAGCCGACGTGGTCCGGTCGCTCCAGAAGGACGGGAGCATAGTGGCCATGGTCGGGGACGGCATCAACGACTCGCCGGCCCTCGCGGCGGCGGACGTCGGGATGGCCATCGGGGGTGGCACGGACATCGCCATCGAGGCCGCGGACTACGTGCTGGTGAGGAACAACCTGGAGGACGTGATCACGGCCATCGACCTCTCGAGGAAGACCTTCAACCGGATCCGCTGGAACTACTTCTTCGCCATGGCGTACAACGTGGTGGCCATACCGGTGGCGGCCGGCGCGCTGTTCCCGCTGACGGGGCTCCAGATGCCGCCGTGGCTGGCGGGCGCCTGCATGGCCTTCTCGTCCGTCAGCGTGGTGTGCTCCTCGCTGCTGCTGCGGAGATACAGAAAACCCAGGCTCACCACCCTGCTGCAGATAACTGTAGAGTAG